One genomic segment of Streptomyces sp. TLI_146 includes these proteins:
- a CDS encoding GNAT family N-acetyltransferase, with product MRPESTTLASPVPLTPPSRADVYTETVEGFGTLRFTPVDPAADCAVLHAWVVQERAQFWGMNGASRELVQEIYEDVDRRDTHHAFLVRLDDEPVALFQTYEPTEDRISECYQVQEGDIGVHLMLAPVTDRPRPGFSRTLVDALIRFTFRDPAVRRAVAEPDARNEKAVALLNRLGFVRQGEITLPEIDLPEVYLPAKRAVLAYLDRPAVLPPVVAVQP from the coding sequence ATGAGACCCGAGTCCACCACCCTCGCTTCCCCCGTACCCCTCACGCCGCCCTCGCGCGCGGACGTGTACACCGAGACCGTGGAGGGCTTCGGCACCCTCCGCTTCACACCGGTCGATCCGGCCGCGGACTGCGCCGTGCTGCACGCCTGGGTCGTGCAGGAGCGGGCGCAGTTCTGGGGCATGAACGGCGCCAGCCGGGAACTGGTCCAGGAGATCTACGAGGACGTGGACCGCCGCGACACCCATCACGCGTTCCTGGTCCGCCTGGACGACGAGCCGGTGGCCCTGTTCCAGACGTACGAGCCGACCGAGGACCGCATCAGCGAGTGCTACCAGGTACAGGAGGGCGACATCGGCGTCCACCTGATGCTGGCACCGGTGACGGACCGGCCCCGCCCCGGCTTCAGCCGCACCCTGGTGGACGCGCTCATCCGCTTCACGTTCCGCGACCCGGCCGTCCGGCGCGCGGTGGCCGAGCCGGACGCCCGCAACGAGAAGGCCGTCGCACTCCTGAACCGCCTCGGGTTCGTGCGGCAGGGAGAGATCACCCTGCCGGAGATCGACCTGCCGGAGGTGTATCTGCCGGCGAAGCGGGCGGTCCTGGCGTACCTGGACCGTCCGGCCGTACTCCCTCCGGTGGTGGCGGTGCAGCCGTAG
- a CDS encoding tetratricopeptide repeat protein produces MRAAFALSFRRLAQVALVKGDGLPPPDVELAGALDNLSRALGDLGLHTAALAQAREGVEIRRRQVASAPGGYEAMPADAVVNLAAHLLATGDTAGAMEHAHEGVALYRQLAAESPHGSGPDLANALGTLGLCCARAGRWAAAREAHAEATAVLGTPACPPQTTISWLGSQPTVRVRI; encoded by the coding sequence GTGCGCGCCGCGTTCGCCCTCTCGTTCCGGCGGCTTGCCCAGGTAGCGCTGGTGAAGGGCGACGGCCTTCCACCACCCGACGTCGAGTTGGCGGGGGCCCTCGACAACCTCAGCAGGGCCCTGGGCGACCTGGGCCTGCACACCGCGGCACTGGCCCAGGCACGCGAGGGCGTGGAGATCCGCCGCCGCCAAGTCGCGTCGGCGCCCGGTGGATACGAAGCCATGCCGGCCGACGCCGTGGTCAACCTCGCCGCCCACCTCCTGGCGACGGGCGACACGGCAGGGGCAATGGAGCACGCCCACGAAGGGGTCGCCCTCTACCGGCAGTTGGCCGCCGAATCACCCCATGGGTCCGGCCCCGACCTCGCGAACGCACTGGGCACCCTGGGCCTGTGCTGCGCGCGGGCCGGCCGGTGGGCAGCGGCGCGCGAGGCCCACGCCGAGGCCACCGCTGTCCTCGGCACGCCCGCCTGCCCCCCCCAGACGACCATCTCCTGGCTCGGAAGTCAGCCCACGGTGAGGGTGCGCATCTGA
- a CDS encoding oxaloacetate decarboxylase, whose protein sequence is MKTLLQGREIVLAPGAPDAITARLVEAAGFPAVYMTGFGATASRLGMPDIGLLSQTEMTEHARNMTRAVAIPVIADADTGYGGPSNIDRTVHEFLCAGAAAIHLEDQAMPKRCGQTSGVRLLDEDSSVKRLRCALEARGSADMLVIGRTDALPAEGIDAAIRRARLYQDAGADLVFVDGIKEISELEAVAAAVEGPKVVSVVDGNETTRLTATDLQELGFSLALYAVTALFTATRAVADALSHLRAAGTPAGGPPQHSYTEFSRLVGADFHTDLDDRFGG, encoded by the coding sequence TTGAAGACGTTGTTGCAGGGCCGGGAGATCGTTCTGGCCCCGGGAGCGCCCGACGCGATCACCGCGCGGCTCGTGGAGGCGGCCGGCTTCCCCGCGGTGTATATGACGGGTTTCGGCGCGACGGCCAGCCGACTGGGAATGCCGGACATCGGGCTGCTCAGCCAAACCGAGATGACCGAGCACGCACGCAACATGACGCGTGCGGTGGCGATCCCGGTGATCGCGGATGCCGACACCGGCTACGGCGGCCCCAGCAACATCGACCGTACCGTGCACGAATTCCTCTGCGCAGGTGCGGCGGCGATCCACCTCGAAGACCAGGCCATGCCCAAGCGGTGCGGCCAGACGAGCGGTGTGCGGCTGCTCGACGAGGACAGCAGCGTCAAGCGTCTGAGGTGCGCGCTGGAGGCACGCGGGTCGGCGGACATGCTGGTCATCGGCCGCACTGACGCCCTCCCCGCCGAGGGAATCGACGCAGCGATCCGGCGCGCCCGCCTGTACCAGGACGCGGGTGCCGACCTGGTCTTCGTGGACGGCATCAAGGAGATCAGCGAACTGGAGGCGGTGGCCGCGGCGGTCGAGGGCCCGAAAGTGGTCTCGGTCGTCGACGGCAACGAGACCACCCGACTGACCGCCACGGACCTCCAGGAACTCGGCTTCTCCCTGGCCCTGTACGCCGTGACGGCTCTGTTCACCGCGACGCGGGCCGTCGCTGACGCCCTGTCCCACCTCCGGGCCGCGGGCACGCCCGCCGGTGGTCCCCCGCAGCACAGTTACACGGAGTTCTCCCGACTCGTCGGTGCCGACTTCCACACCGATCTCGACGACCGGTTCGGTGGCTGA
- a CDS encoding low temperature requirement protein A produces the protein MSAVDGPARASESAVGRRVSTLELFFDLVFVFTITQLTVLLSHDLSFAQAGRVLLIFAVLFWMYGAYAYLTNQVPPETNARRIPLILGMCGFLTCALAIPRVFTTDGVAFGLGYLLVTVVHGALYALLHGRHVLSFALTNVLAALCVTAAGTVSGRAAETLWLAALVLQAITPVLSSRITTDVDGDRVPVTGRVGELDPAHFVERHGLLLIVAFGESVIAIGVGSGDLRLDWGLFGGVVLALALTTALWWTYFIRDEEAAEQALRAVSGLARFRVTMLAYYYSFVPMLLGVAVLAAGVKKSVGHLPDHLPTAPAIALAGGVALFLAGNVAFRAVLHIPPLRFRAAGAAAVLATIPLGTRLSSLAELFALVLVLIAMLLAEALWAPCVHDDRASAV, from the coding sequence ATGTCTGCCGTCGACGGCCCGGCGCGGGCGAGCGAGAGCGCCGTGGGGCGCCGGGTCTCCACCCTGGAGCTCTTCTTCGACCTCGTCTTCGTCTTCACGATCACACAGCTGACCGTGCTGCTCAGCCACGACCTGTCCTTCGCCCAGGCAGGCCGGGTGCTGCTGATCTTCGCCGTCCTCTTCTGGATGTACGGCGCCTACGCCTACCTCACCAACCAGGTGCCGCCCGAGACCAATGCCCGCCGCATTCCGCTGATCCTGGGCATGTGCGGCTTCCTCACCTGCGCCCTGGCCATCCCACGGGTGTTCACCACGGACGGCGTCGCGTTCGGCCTCGGCTACCTCCTGGTCACCGTGGTCCACGGCGCCCTGTACGCCCTCCTGCACGGTCGGCACGTCCTCAGCTTCGCGCTCACCAACGTCCTCGCCGCGCTGTGCGTCACGGCGGCGGGCACCGTGAGCGGCCGGGCCGCCGAAACGCTCTGGCTGGCCGCGCTGGTCCTGCAGGCCATCACTCCCGTCCTCTCCAGCCGCATCACCACCGACGTCGACGGCGACCGCGTCCCCGTGACGGGCCGCGTCGGCGAACTCGACCCGGCGCACTTCGTGGAGCGTCACGGGCTGCTCCTCATCGTCGCGTTCGGCGAGTCCGTGATCGCCATCGGTGTCGGCTCCGGCGACCTCAGGCTGGACTGGGGCCTGTTCGGCGGCGTGGTGCTCGCCCTCGCCCTGACGACCGCGCTGTGGTGGACCTACTTCATCCGCGACGAGGAGGCCGCCGAGCAGGCGCTGCGGGCCGTGTCCGGGCTGGCCAGGTTCCGGGTGACGATGCTGGCGTACTACTACAGCTTCGTACCGATGCTGCTCGGCGTCGCGGTGCTCGCGGCCGGGGTGAAGAAGTCCGTCGGGCACCTCCCGGACCACCTCCCGACGGCGCCGGCCATCGCGTTGGCGGGCGGTGTGGCGCTGTTCCTCGCGGGAAACGTCGCCTTCCGCGCGGTGCTGCACATCCCGCCCCTGCGCTTCCGCGCGGCCGGCGCCGCGGCCGTCCTCGCCACGATCCCGCTCGGGACGCGTCTCTCTTCCCTGGCCGAGTTGTTCGCCCTGGTGCTCGTTCTGATCGCGATGCTGCTTGCCGAAGCACTCTGGGCGCCTTGCGTACACGACGACAGGGCGAGCGCCGTGTGA
- a CDS encoding GNAT family N-acetyltransferase, whose amino-acid sequence MKVTRPAASALQPVQAGGSRPRWIAAAAASRENAKMESISLGGMPTLSLSPLTLSRAEVAEVVGIYASNPAYCRAAGEYDPDDIRIDRVEADLREEMGTAGVEVLLARAPQGRAAGVVSLLHEHPKDGYPWIGLLMVHGDQQRRGTGRLLAHLIENRFREQGRDAVRLAVLENNPTALAFWHSLGWQEIDRRLDVQHARPCIVMHKRLT is encoded by the coding sequence GTGAAGGTCACGAGACCCGCCGCAAGCGCGCTCCAGCCGGTCCAGGCCGGTGGCTCCCGGCCCCGGTGGATCGCGGCGGCCGCCGCGAGCAGGGAGAACGCGAAAATGGAGAGCATTAGTCTGGGCGGTATGCCGACGCTGTCTCTGTCCCCCCTGACTCTTTCGCGAGCCGAGGTCGCGGAGGTGGTGGGCATCTACGCGAGCAACCCCGCGTACTGCCGCGCCGCTGGTGAATACGACCCCGACGACATCCGCATCGATCGGGTGGAAGCGGATCTGCGAGAAGAGATGGGCACGGCCGGTGTCGAGGTGCTGCTCGCCCGTGCCCCGCAGGGCCGGGCGGCGGGCGTGGTGTCTCTGCTGCACGAGCACCCCAAGGACGGCTATCCATGGATCGGTCTGCTCATGGTGCACGGGGACCAGCAGCGACGCGGGACGGGCCGGCTCCTGGCGCACCTGATCGAGAACCGCTTCCGCGAGCAGGGCAGGGACGCCGTCCGTCTCGCGGTTCTGGAGAACAACCCGACGGCGTTGGCTTTCTGGCACTCGCTCGGCTGGCAGGAGATCGACCGCCGTCTCGACGTCCAGCACGCGCGGCCCTGCATCGTGATGCACAAGCGACTGACCTGA
- a CDS encoding PIG-L family deacetylase, translated as MTSRPLTLMAVHAHPDDEATGTGGVLARYAAEGVRTVLVTCTDGACGDGPGGVKPGEPGHDPAAVALMRRQELESSCDILKVSHLEMLDYADSGMMGWPTNDAPGSFWRTPVEEGAARLAELLRRYQPDVIVTYDENGFYGHPDHIQANRITMAALEMTGLTPKVYWTTAPRSMMQRFGEVMREFGDGQEPDPAEAAALAEIGLPDEEITTWVDTTAFGAQKFDALAAHASQGENIFFLKMGQERFTELMGVETFVRIQDTTGAAVPENDLFAGLR; from the coding sequence GTGACTAGCCGACCCTTGACGCTCATGGCGGTACACGCCCACCCCGACGACGAGGCCACGGGAACAGGAGGGGTCCTGGCACGGTACGCGGCGGAGGGCGTGCGCACGGTCCTCGTGACGTGTACCGACGGCGCTTGCGGTGACGGGCCAGGGGGCGTCAAGCCGGGCGAGCCCGGACACGACCCGGCGGCCGTCGCCTTGATGCGGCGTCAGGAACTGGAGAGCAGCTGCGACATCCTGAAGGTCAGCCATCTGGAGATGCTGGACTACGCCGACTCCGGGATGATGGGCTGGCCGACCAATGACGCCCCCGGTTCCTTCTGGCGGACACCCGTCGAGGAGGGCGCTGCCCGACTCGCGGAACTCTTGCGGCGCTACCAACCCGATGTGATCGTCACGTACGACGAGAACGGCTTCTACGGCCACCCCGACCATATCCAGGCCAACCGCATCACGATGGCAGCGCTGGAGATGACCGGGCTGACGCCGAAGGTGTACTGGACGACGGCGCCCCGCTCGATGATGCAGCGGTTCGGAGAGGTCATGCGCGAGTTCGGTGACGGGCAGGAACCAGATCCTGCCGAGGCCGCCGCGCTGGCCGAGATCGGACTCCCCGACGAGGAGATCACCACCTGGGTCGACACCACCGCGTTCGGCGCCCAGAAGTTCGACGCGCTGGCCGCACACGCCAGCCAGGGCGAGAACATCTTCTTCCTCAAGATGGGCCAGGAGAGGTTCACCGAGTTGATGGGCGTCGAGACCTTCGTACGCATCCAGGACACCACCGGCGCGGCCGTGCCGGAGAACGACCTCTTCGCCGGGCTGCGCTGA